In one window of Tenacibaculum mesophilum DNA:
- a CDS encoding energy transducer TonB — MIKKFPLVVAAMLLSLAAVGQEVCTTPDEQIADPNSITKCAIEDTESGAKKQLSIEVSTRRRVVRKNKEAVSAIGGGINSSQKVADIKKKSLLIGKLELEDNSSTIEKVPFNLVEEIPLFSKCNNVPLIKQAKCFETNMTKHIIKNFNYPQDAIEAGIQGRVLVQFTINEQGNVEDILLRGPKGGESLEKEAERIINNLPNFIPGKHNGRTVKVKYGVPITFKAPGASNNSSSSTTSKVVAKKSSNVVKEKTITDFVKFVEVQSIPQFKACTKVPDMQKLTCFNERMVSHIQRNFNYPAAAAEQNIEGRVWVRFIIDKKGEVTNIKMKGPKDGHLLEQEAKRMVSKLPKFVPGEHNGKTANVEYYIPVNFKLHE, encoded by the coding sequence ATGATTAAAAAATTCCCCTTAGTAGTAGCTGCTATGCTACTTTCTTTAGCGGCTGTAGGACAAGAAGTATGTACTACTCCAGATGAACAAATCGCTGATCCAAACAGTATCACAAAATGTGCAATTGAAGACACCGAGAGTGGTGCAAAAAAACAACTTTCTATTGAAGTCTCAACCAGAAGACGTGTTGTTCGTAAGAATAAAGAGGCTGTTTCTGCTATAGGTGGAGGTATTAATTCTTCACAAAAAGTAGCTGATATTAAAAAGAAGTCTTTGTTAATTGGTAAACTTGAGTTAGAAGATAATTCTTCAACTATTGAAAAAGTACCTTTTAATTTAGTTGAAGAAATTCCATTGTTTAGTAAGTGTAACAATGTTCCTTTAATAAAGCAAGCAAAGTGTTTTGAAACAAACATGACTAAACATATTATTAAAAATTTCAACTACCCTCAAGACGCCATTGAAGCTGGTATACAAGGAAGAGTTTTAGTTCAATTTACAATCAATGAGCAAGGAAATGTTGAAGATATCTTACTACGTGGACCAAAAGGTGGAGAGTCTTTAGAAAAAGAAGCTGAAAGAATAATTAATAACCTTCCAAACTTTATTCCTGGTAAACATAATGGTAGGACTGTTAAAGTAAAGTACGGAGTTCCTATCACTTTCAAGGCTCCAGGAGCATCAAATAATTCTTCATCTAGTACAACAAGTAAAGTCGTAGCTAAAAAAAGTTCTAATGTAGTAAAAGAAAAAACTATTACTGATTTTGTAAAATTTGTAGAGGTACAAAGTATTCCTCAATTCAAAGCTTGTACAAAAGTTCCTGATATGCAAAAATTAACCTGTTTCAATGAAAGAATGGTTAGTCATATTCAAAGAAACTTTAACTACCCTGCAGCAGCTGCAGAACAAAATATTGAAGGTAGAGTATGGGTTCGCTTTATCATAGATAAAAAAGGAGAGGTAACTAACATAAAAATGAAAGGACCTAAAGATGGTCACTTATTAGAACAAGAAGCTAAGAGAATGGTTTCTAAGTTACCTAAATTCGTTCCTGGAGAACATAATGGAAAAACAGCTAATGTTGAATATTACATTCCTGTTAACTTTAAACTTCATGAATAA
- a CDS encoding energy transducer TonB: MKTTFLFLTFFLFISITLEAQEVCTKPEDNTIDLNIISMDKCEIGKENQIPRKKTTQTLTARNRIKKVRKITQKNQSSLNASSKVSIITTNNDLSIQNSLKSQTKEILFSVVEQVPLFPKCKNSSNENAKKCFKDNMQKHFSKNYYPEVFSEEGIRGRILIQFTIDIYGLPKNIQVVSSKPSDIITNEINRIINKLPQLESGKEKGIPVDVTYSFPINLILN; the protein is encoded by the coding sequence ATGAAAACAACTTTCCTTTTTTTAACATTTTTTCTTTTCATCTCAATTACACTCGAAGCTCAAGAAGTATGTACTAAGCCTGAAGATAATACTATTGATTTAAATATTATTAGTATGGATAAATGTGAAATTGGTAAAGAAAATCAAATTCCTAGAAAAAAAACAACTCAAACACTAACTGCTAGAAACAGAATAAAAAAAGTAAGAAAGATTACTCAAAAAAATCAATCAAGCTTAAATGCTTCTTCAAAAGTTTCTATTATTACTACAAACAATGACTTATCAATACAAAATTCCTTAAAATCTCAAACTAAAGAAATTTTATTTTCTGTTGTTGAGCAAGTTCCTTTATTTCCTAAGTGTAAAAATAGTTCTAACGAAAATGCAAAAAAATGTTTTAAAGACAATATGCAAAAACATTTTTCTAAAAATTATTATCCTGAAGTCTTTTCAGAAGAAGGTATACGTGGCAGAATTTTGATTCAATTCACAATAGATATATATGGATTACCAAAAAACATTCAAGTAGTAAGCTCTAAACCAAGTGATATTATTACCAACGAAATCAACCGAATTATTAACAAGTTACCTCAGTTAGAATCAGGTAAGGAAAAAGGAATTCCTGTTGATGTCACATACTCTTTTCCTATAAATTTAATCTTAAATTAA
- a CDS encoding OmpA family protein translates to MKKLFIPLAVLALTMSSCVSKKKYVELEQKYNDTRGNLQKTTLEKEQLEAKFAKIEKRVDDYNEKINSLKSVNETLHEENNIKLDMVGKSAVISNSVKEKMRETLKNVDPAELANVKTLKDSMNVAIAHNLKKSINTSELENDEDVNIDIDQTVVMISVSDKMLFNTASYRVKKNAHKLIKKLADVINSEPSMDVMIEGHTDSRPISNAVVQDNWDLSVKRATSIVRLLEKKYNVDPSRLIASGRGSSVPLVENNSASNRARNRRTRIVILPNLDKFFGLLATEENIKL, encoded by the coding sequence ATGAAAAAATTATTTATTCCTTTAGCGGTATTGGCTTTAACAATGTCGTCTTGTGTATCAAAAAAGAAGTATGTAGAACTTGAACAAAAGTATAATGATACTAGAGGAAATTTACAAAAGACAACTCTAGAAAAAGAGCAATTAGAAGCTAAGTTTGCTAAAATAGAAAAGAGAGTTGATGATTACAATGAAAAAATTAACTCATTAAAGAGTGTAAACGAAACACTTCATGAAGAAAATAACATTAAGCTAGATATGGTTGGAAAATCAGCTGTAATCTCAAACTCTGTAAAAGAAAAAATGAGAGAAACGCTTAAAAATGTTGATCCAGCTGAGTTAGCTAATGTTAAAACGTTAAAAGACTCCATGAATGTAGCTATTGCTCACAACTTAAAAAAATCTATCAATACTTCAGAGTTAGAAAATGATGAAGATGTAAATATTGACATTGATCAAACAGTTGTGATGATTTCTGTTTCAGACAAAATGTTATTTAATACAGCTAGTTATAGAGTTAAAAAAAATGCACATAAATTAATAAAAAAATTAGCTGATGTGATTAACTCTGAACCAAGCATGGATGTTATGATAGAAGGTCATACAGACTCAAGACCTATTAGTAATGCAGTTGTACAAGATAACTGGGATTTAAGTGTTAAAAGAGCAACATCTATCGTTAGGCTTTTAGAGAAAAAATACAACGTTGATCCAAGTAGATTAATAGCTTCTGGTAGAGGTAGTTCTGTGCCACTTGTTGAAAATAACTCGGCTAGCAATAGAGCTAGAAATAGAAGAACTAGAATTGTAATTTTACCAAACTTAGATAAGTTTTTTGGTTTGTTAGCAACAGAAGAAAACATTAAGCTTTAA
- a CDS encoding energy transducer TonB, producing the protein MKHIFTFFLFSISFSYAQEKCETPNENIQDLNTISITKCSIEDVKEALETEKTKEISTRKRHRKLRKTNTISAKSNKVEEIKSKNSLVEKLNLKEDFLTSLDKIPFHLVEQIPLFNECKKTPILQQSKCFEKEMIKHIVRNFDYPKEALRKKIEGKILVQFTIDKQGKVIDIKKKGPKNSALLKKEAERLISLLPKFIPGSHKGSSVNVKYALPIIFKVP; encoded by the coding sequence ATGAAACATATCTTTACCTTTTTTTTATTTTCAATATCATTTTCTTATGCTCAAGAAAAATGTGAAACCCCAAATGAAAATATCCAAGATTTAAATACCATTAGTATTACTAAGTGCTCTATAGAAGATGTAAAAGAAGCTCTAGAAACTGAAAAAACTAAAGAAATTTCGACAAGAAAAAGACATCGTAAACTTAGAAAAACAAATACTATTTCAGCAAAATCAAATAAAGTAGAAGAAATAAAAAGTAAAAATTCTCTTGTAGAAAAACTAAACTTAAAAGAAGATTTTTTAACTTCTTTAGATAAAATTCCTTTTCATCTAGTTGAACAAATTCCTTTGTTTAATGAGTGTAAAAAGACTCCAATTCTACAACAATCCAAGTGTTTTGAAAAAGAAATGATTAAACATATTGTTAGAAATTTTGATTATCCAAAAGAGGCCTTGCGAAAAAAAATTGAAGGTAAAATTTTAGTTCAATTTACTATTGATAAGCAAGGAAAAGTAATTGACATAAAAAAGAAAGGACCTAAAAACAGTGCACTTCTAAAAAAAGAAGCAGAAAGATTAATTTCACTGCTCCCTAAATTTATTCCTGGAAGTCATAAAGGTAGCTCGGTTAATGTAAAATATGCTTTACCTATAATTTTTAAAGTTCCATAA